A genomic window from Tautonia rosea includes:
- the rnr gene encoding ribonuclease R, whose amino-acid sequence MSIPDYESRVIGAVSRPDYQPMTVKALFRSFKLPPDEYTEFRKAAKRLVRQGTLVLAKDKTLEKSSVAVTKGAKGAIIGTFRRTSKGFGFVRPLGATDRSDHIFIPIKNSADASTGDEVAVKITRKARTPGMNHEGKILQVIERASGVFVGTYEERDGFGVVRVDKTTFQEPIFVGDPGAKGARPGDKVVIEMVRFPSAEMEGEGVITEVLGPRGQPGVDTLMVLRAYNIPDEFDEDVLLEARAKARDFDEENVEGRFDLRDELTVTIDPATARDFDDAITLKRDDRGYWELGVHIADVSHFVPPNSDLDRVAKQRGNSVYLPDRVVPMLPEILSNSLASLQQGKTRYTVSALLEFNEDGVRTNARFVRSAIRVDQRFSYEHAYEAMMNPDREIEGVSTQVHRQLCQMLSLAMILRKRRFAKGALELNMPEVEVELGNEGEVVGAHLTKDDESHQVIEEFMLAANEAVAEFLNERTIDFLRRGHDDPQPEKLRDFAEFARSLGYSIDSPQSRFELQRVLDASADQPERYAVHFGLLRSLKRAHYTAERAGHYALALDDYCHFTSPIRRYPDLQVHRALLAKLGGKRPKETADELVALAEHCSRTERRAEAAEQELIRIKLLTYLSTRIGQTFHAVIIAVEDFGFFCQLVELPVEGLVHLTSLHSDYYDLDRQTHTLVGRRGGQRFRLGDKVEVRVWRVDIDRRELDLVLSEEVPEESSLPESRRPARRSLRRGTLPAKGPGGRSPRPGKKGRRKRGS is encoded by the coding sequence ATGTCGATCCCGGATTATGAGTCGAGGGTGATCGGTGCCGTCTCTCGTCCCGACTACCAACCGATGACGGTCAAGGCGCTCTTTCGGTCGTTCAAACTCCCGCCTGATGAATACACCGAGTTTCGCAAGGCTGCCAAACGTTTGGTGAGACAGGGGACGCTTGTCCTCGCCAAAGATAAGACACTGGAGAAATCCTCCGTCGCGGTCACGAAGGGAGCGAAAGGTGCCATCATCGGAACCTTTCGGCGTACCTCGAAGGGGTTTGGCTTCGTCCGACCCCTCGGGGCGACGGATCGCTCGGATCATATTTTCATTCCGATCAAGAACTCGGCCGACGCTTCGACTGGCGACGAGGTTGCGGTCAAGATCACCCGGAAAGCCCGGACCCCGGGGATGAATCATGAGGGCAAAATTCTGCAAGTGATAGAACGGGCCTCGGGGGTCTTTGTCGGGACGTACGAGGAACGCGACGGATTCGGCGTGGTCCGGGTGGACAAGACCACCTTTCAGGAACCGATTTTCGTGGGAGATCCGGGAGCCAAGGGGGCTCGACCGGGCGATAAGGTGGTCATCGAGATGGTCCGCTTCCCTTCTGCCGAAATGGAAGGGGAAGGGGTAATCACGGAAGTTCTTGGTCCCCGAGGCCAGCCGGGTGTCGATACGTTGATGGTGCTTCGGGCCTATAACATCCCGGATGAGTTTGACGAGGATGTGCTTCTTGAGGCGCGTGCGAAGGCCCGAGACTTCGATGAGGAGAATGTCGAGGGGCGATTCGATTTACGAGATGAACTGACCGTCACCATTGATCCGGCCACCGCCCGAGACTTTGATGATGCGATCACCTTGAAACGGGACGATCGGGGATACTGGGAACTGGGGGTCCACATTGCGGACGTCTCGCACTTTGTACCCCCGAATTCGGATCTGGACCGGGTGGCGAAGCAACGCGGAAATAGCGTGTATTTGCCCGATCGCGTTGTTCCAATGCTTCCCGAAATTCTCTCCAACAGCCTGGCCAGCCTCCAGCAGGGGAAGACTCGCTATACCGTCAGTGCGTTACTCGAATTCAATGAAGACGGAGTTCGCACAAACGCCCGGTTCGTCCGATCCGCGATCCGGGTTGATCAACGCTTTAGCTATGAACACGCGTACGAGGCTATGATGAATCCGGACCGGGAGATTGAAGGGGTCTCCACTCAGGTCCATAGGCAGCTTTGTCAGATGCTTAGCCTGGCCATGATCTTGCGCAAACGCCGGTTTGCGAAAGGAGCACTTGAACTGAATATGCCCGAGGTCGAGGTTGAACTCGGCAATGAGGGGGAAGTGGTTGGGGCTCACCTGACGAAAGACGACGAAAGCCACCAGGTGATTGAGGAGTTCATGCTTGCGGCCAACGAAGCCGTAGCCGAGTTCCTCAACGAGCGGACGATCGATTTTCTGCGCCGAGGACACGACGATCCTCAGCCGGAGAAACTTCGAGACTTTGCCGAGTTCGCCCGGAGTCTGGGTTACTCGATCGACAGTCCTCAAAGCCGCTTCGAGTTGCAACGTGTGCTTGATGCTTCGGCCGATCAGCCGGAACGTTATGCCGTGCATTTTGGTCTACTGCGAAGCCTCAAGCGGGCACACTACACCGCAGAGCGGGCAGGGCATTACGCCCTTGCACTCGACGATTATTGTCACTTCACTTCACCGATCCGTCGGTACCCGGATCTTCAGGTCCACCGCGCCCTGCTTGCGAAGCTTGGAGGAAAACGGCCGAAAGAAACGGCGGATGAACTCGTGGCACTGGCCGAGCATTGCAGCCGAACCGAGAGAAGAGCCGAGGCGGCCGAGCAAGAACTCATCCGGATCAAGCTGCTCACGTATCTGAGCACTCGGATCGGTCAGACTTTCCACGCCGTGATCATTGCAGTCGAGGATTTTGGGTTCTTCTGTCAACTTGTCGAGTTGCCGGTCGAAGGCCTGGTCCATCTGACAAGCTTACATAGTGACTACTACGATCTGGATCGACAGACTCATACACTGGTAGGGCGCCGCGGTGGTCAGCGGTTCCGCCTGGGAGATAAGGTCGAAGTTCGGGTCTGGCGGGTTGATATCGACCGACGAGAATTGGATCTCGTCCTGAGTGAGGAGGTTCCTGAAGAGTCGTCACTGCCGGAATCACGACGCCCGGCGCGACGATCGCTACGACGGGGAACGCTTCCAGCCAAGGGACCGGGAGGTCGGTCGCCTCGACCCGGAAAAAAAGGGCGTCGGAAACGAGGTTCCTGA
- a CDS encoding 3'-5' exoribonuclease YhaM family protein: MTRRYVKQLTNGESVDEIFLVAEKQLRSNRQGQLYLQLDLRDRSGTISARLWNASEEQARSFETGDYVKAKGKVQLFQGSVQLILWQLEPTPSEPLDLGEFLPQGTRSVAEMTARLRQLLMGVSDPHLRALAECFLIDEQFLGRFTSAPAGVRVHHAYQGGLLEHVLTMMEVADRIANLYPALNRDLLILGIFLHDLGKVLELDYERAFGYTDQGQLIGHLVLGVGLLDEKVRQTVDLTGEAFPDELVMRLKHMIVSHHGPPEFGSPKPPMTPEAIALHYLDNFDAKVFAYCRQIRDDPAAGSTWTSFDPSVGHRVYKGSPSREEESNGEDSF; the protein is encoded by the coding sequence ATGACGCGCCGCTACGTCAAACAGCTCACCAACGGTGAGTCGGTCGATGAAATTTTCCTCGTCGCCGAGAAACAACTTCGATCGAATCGCCAGGGCCAACTCTATCTGCAACTCGATCTTCGAGATCGTTCAGGAACGATCAGCGCCCGGCTCTGGAATGCCTCCGAGGAGCAGGCCCGAAGTTTCGAAACGGGCGACTATGTAAAGGCCAAAGGAAAGGTTCAACTCTTTCAAGGGTCGGTCCAGCTGATTCTCTGGCAACTGGAACCGACCCCGTCTGAGCCGCTCGACCTGGGGGAATTCTTGCCTCAAGGCACTCGAAGCGTTGCCGAAATGACGGCCAGGCTCCGACAGTTGCTGATGGGCGTTTCCGATCCTCATTTGAGGGCCCTGGCCGAGTGTTTCTTGATTGACGAGCAATTCCTTGGGCGCTTCACCAGTGCTCCGGCCGGAGTCAGAGTTCACCATGCATACCAGGGCGGTCTCCTGGAACATGTCCTGACGATGATGGAGGTGGCAGATCGGATCGCCAACCTGTATCCGGCATTGAATCGGGACTTGCTCATTCTGGGGATCTTTCTGCACGACCTGGGGAAGGTTCTCGAACTCGATTACGAACGAGCGTTTGGCTACACGGATCAAGGTCAATTGATTGGCCATCTGGTGCTGGGGGTCGGTTTGCTCGACGAGAAGGTTCGGCAGACGGTTGATCTGACCGGAGAGGCCTTTCCTGACGAACTCGTGATGCGACTGAAGCACATGATTGTTAGCCATCACGGGCCGCCGGAATTCGGGAGTCCGAAACCACCGATGACTCCCGAGGCGATTGCGTTGCACTATCTCGACAATTTTGACGCCAAGGTCTTCGCCTACTGCCGACAGATCCGAGACGACCCTGCGGCCGGATCGACCTGGACCTCGTTTGATCCGAGCGTCGGGCATCGCGTGTACAAAGGATCGCCCTCCCGAGAGGAGGAATCGAATGGTGAGGATTCGTTCTGA
- a CDS encoding FHA domain-containing protein, protein MMHEEKLLGLMKPLGGGDPIPLKKKEMTVGRRPSSDIRLDFENISGRHCVLSFINGTWHVRDLGSTNGTKINGQKLNRVQGIMPDDELAIANHLFHIEYEPAAPLMDSQHFLEEEEAIKEGDTHKPTSLMELAGFSESKRPKAKQEPPRVKSDSFAPADREAFPEPDPVDPVEEQTEAQGPSSAPLEDDDFFKLIEEEVRHDRR, encoded by the coding sequence ATGATGCATGAAGAGAAACTTCTGGGACTGATGAAGCCCCTTGGCGGTGGCGACCCGATTCCGCTGAAGAAGAAAGAGATGACGGTGGGGCGTCGTCCTTCAAGCGATATCCGACTGGATTTCGAGAACATTTCGGGTCGTCATTGCGTTTTGTCCTTTATCAACGGGACGTGGCACGTTCGCGATCTCGGAAGTACCAACGGCACCAAGATCAACGGGCAGAAGCTGAACCGAGTTCAGGGGATCATGCCCGACGATGAACTGGCCATCGCCAATCACCTCTTCCACATTGAGTATGAGCCGGCAGCTCCACTGATGGATAGTCAGCATTTTCTCGAAGAGGAAGAGGCGATCAAGGAGGGAGACACACACAAGCCCACGTCCTTGATGGAACTGGCTGGGTTCTCGGAATCGAAGCGACCGAAGGCAAAACAGGAACCTCCTCGCGTCAAATCCGACTCGTTCGCTCCTGCTGACCGTGAGGCCTTCCCTGAGCCTGATCCTGTCGACCCCGTGGAGGAGCAGACGGAGGCTCAGGGGCCGAGTTCTGCCCCTCTCGAAGATGACGATTTCTTCAAGCTGATCGAGGAAGAAGTTCGTCACGACCGGCGATAA
- a CDS encoding class I SAM-dependent methyltransferase, which produces MVSTICYDEFERSGHSFFFDELATDHPSISLTIEEPGVLPRVLEPEVMDTPEEAHDYDAMDHAEVNARFVSDLITYHGRSPSGEWLDVGTGTALIPITLCQRVESCRIVGTDLAEQMILLGLQNVIAAGLSHRIRLDRVDAKAMPYPDQSFEAVLSNSIVHHIPDPLAVLAEMARLVAPGGTLFVRDLTRPNSQNELDRFVQLYVGQEPEHAQAMFRDSLHASLTLVEVQHMVASLGLPQDGVQMTSDRHWTWTWRRPTRPLT; this is translated from the coding sequence ATGGTCAGTACGATTTGTTACGACGAATTCGAACGATCGGGACACTCTTTTTTTTTCGATGAGCTTGCGACCGATCATCCCTCAATTTCCCTCACGATCGAGGAACCTGGTGTGCTTCCGCGAGTGCTTGAACCCGAGGTGATGGATACCCCCGAGGAGGCCCACGACTACGACGCCATGGACCACGCCGAGGTCAACGCCCGCTTCGTGAGCGATCTGATCACCTATCATGGCCGTTCGCCCTCGGGAGAATGGCTCGACGTGGGGACCGGGACCGCCTTGATCCCGATTACTCTGTGTCAACGCGTTGAGTCATGCCGGATTGTCGGGACTGACCTTGCCGAACAAATGATCCTGCTCGGCCTGCAGAACGTGATCGCTGCGGGCCTCAGTCATCGCATCCGGCTCGATCGGGTCGACGCCAAGGCCATGCCCTACCCCGACCAGTCCTTCGAGGCAGTCCTCAGCAACTCCATCGTCCACCATATTCCCGATCCGCTGGCCGTCCTGGCTGAAATGGCTCGACTCGTCGCTCCCGGCGGCACGCTCTTCGTGCGCGATCTCACCCGACCGAACAGTCAGAACGAGCTCGATCGCTTCGTCCAGCTCTACGTCGGGCAGGAACCCGAACACGCTCAGGCCATGTTTCGAGACTCCCTCCACGCCTCTCTCACACTCGTCGAAGTCCAACACATGGTTGCGTCGCTCGGCTTGCCTCAAGACGGGGTTCAGATGACCTCCGATCGCCACTGGACATGGACCTGGCGGCGGCCGACTCGACCATTGACCTGA
- a CDS encoding alpha/beta hydrolase: MASIPIPLFPTPADLTIPCPGGPNLKAWHWRSPQPQGVLLLSHGLGEHAGLYRTLAEYLVTTLELDVLGVDFLGHGRSPGRRGHLAHYEQLIDNLDSAIQWAKQERPGLPRFLLGHSNGGVVAAQTVLRFPDAVDGLILSNPAFRLKYRPPWHKLAIGHTLRVIAPWITISGALPIEDLSRDPLQQVQLASDRLIHTRVGAPLFFGMLNAGEDALAKASQFQLPLLLIVGPDDPVIDPDTGLAFFDRYGGSEKTLLAPPGFRHDPLFEKDRGRIYHGLANWLLSRR; encoded by the coding sequence ATGGCTTCGATCCCTATCCCTCTCTTCCCGACCCCCGCCGACCTGACTATCCCCTGCCCCGGTGGTCCAAATCTCAAGGCCTGGCACTGGCGAAGCCCTCAACCTCAGGGCGTCCTCTTGCTCTCGCATGGCCTGGGAGAGCATGCGGGCCTTTATCGCACGTTGGCCGAGTACCTCGTAACCACGCTCGAACTCGATGTTCTAGGCGTCGACTTTCTGGGGCATGGCCGGAGCCCGGGTCGTCGCGGCCATCTCGCCCATTACGAGCAATTGATCGACAACCTTGATTCGGCGATCCAGTGGGCGAAGCAAGAACGCCCTGGGCTTCCCCGATTCCTCCTCGGCCACTCCAACGGCGGCGTCGTGGCCGCTCAGACCGTGTTGCGTTTTCCTGATGCGGTCGATGGGCTGATCCTCTCGAACCCGGCCTTTCGATTGAAGTACCGCCCCCCCTGGCACAAGCTCGCCATCGGCCACACCCTGCGAGTCATCGCCCCCTGGATCACCATCAGCGGGGCCTTACCCATCGAAGACCTCTCGCGAGATCCACTCCAGCAGGTCCAGCTCGCATCCGATCGACTCATCCATACCCGAGTGGGCGCTCCTCTGTTCTTTGGAATGCTCAATGCAGGGGAAGACGCGCTGGCCAAGGCTTCGCAGTTCCAACTCCCGTTGCTGCTGATTGTCGGGCCAGACGATCCAGTCATCGATCCCGACACCGGTCTGGCCTTTTTCGACCGCTACGGTGGATCGGAAAAGACCTTGCTCGCCCCTCCTGGATTCCGTCACGATCCTTTGTTCGAGAAGGATCGAGGACGAATCTATCACGGACTCGCCAACTGGCTCCTGTCGAGACGATGA
- a CDS encoding heparinase II/III family protein translates to MTFHHPQNPRLNPIAPKAVRVLIVLAGLGVAAISQAQSVADLPDADPFALFSLPAPWQDEFWSDPDVEALLALEPQAVADLVPSQAGFYFVRCPACEAQETGETFSWSVRSPELLTCRNCEASFPNDTIPTKVNNAIPSQAVEVLKGVTHQYPYHLVEGNRARYPQERIYLDAKRDDLARTFLARFALYAAIRHRDAIPEDRDPKVATLAAVILLRFAQVYPEYAVHFDHPSQPKFFQPANLKPPYREEFRSAKWDRSGALNVPMNLVIAYAILRDDPAIGEAGTLLGEPEPRRVIEEEFFRASAQFLLGHPDPHDEQSLYAARGLLAVGHLLDDPKLRSAGLRTLDALARRGFYHDGHWKSVDPEAHRRVLGLIDGWFQGFVPELDTVGGGLTARAPTVVTGSDPIALAESPEVDRPGASLAALIPLARKAGDAAIVDPAVEQVQQVSWPAMSIREPTRAPTLLGGAGLARLSTGEGDSAIDLELRGFSDYGEARYDRLGMRLAFGGRTVLGDLDDYGPTTSGWERSSAAHNLVILNGLNQRESPAEARRPAPGSNILFFAAESDLQVVTMSDPRAYPASSTRYRHTLAVVHDAQVRFAVGVFEVHGGHQHDALYHAPPNSSAYWRTIQPLEPGPQTLLPSSIVYVPNARVEDGRWFLQAFGAFSELQNGQIEGPTFAELHGPSGPLIRLHLLNRGEATLYTGHAPDLSEEDRGVLILRKSSHEPEALKSTFVTLYEPPDRSGIRRVGRVESPEGTILIVLETVTGTEFLLFNTSPGTPQSVRFTDGTVLNTDGLLVRVRSEGITLVGGTFVSYEGIRVEQERVEGRIRKVVRAPGSGGLGWFETEGLIADPERLAGRTLIISHGGDVARAWTIDHAENGPERRGRIVVREEPGFLLQSETDEANYYQFPNVTVKGPHRFIVPRIARSDRLK, encoded by the coding sequence ATGACCTTCCACCATCCTCAGAATCCTCGTCTCAATCCGATCGCCCCGAAGGCGGTCCGGGTCTTGATCGTTCTGGCTGGTCTTGGCGTTGCGGCGATCAGCCAGGCACAATCGGTTGCCGATCTTCCCGATGCTGATCCCTTCGCCTTATTCTCGCTGCCGGCTCCCTGGCAAGACGAGTTCTGGTCTGATCCGGATGTCGAGGCGCTGCTTGCGCTCGAACCCCAGGCGGTGGCCGATCTGGTGCCCAGTCAAGCGGGCTTTTACTTCGTGAGATGTCCCGCGTGCGAAGCTCAAGAGACGGGAGAGACCTTCTCCTGGTCGGTCCGATCGCCGGAACTCCTGACCTGCCGGAACTGTGAAGCGAGCTTTCCGAACGATACGATCCCCACGAAAGTGAACAACGCGATTCCGTCGCAGGCGGTTGAGGTGCTGAAAGGTGTCACGCACCAATACCCGTACCACCTTGTCGAAGGGAATCGGGCCCGATATCCCCAGGAACGGATATACCTGGATGCGAAGCGAGACGATCTTGCTCGGACGTTTCTCGCGCGGTTCGCACTCTATGCGGCCATCCGCCATCGGGACGCAATCCCTGAAGACCGCGATCCGAAGGTGGCGACCCTGGCCGCGGTAATCTTGCTCCGGTTTGCTCAGGTCTATCCGGAGTACGCGGTTCATTTTGATCATCCAAGCCAGCCGAAATTCTTTCAGCCGGCAAACCTCAAGCCACCCTACCGAGAAGAGTTCCGATCGGCAAAATGGGACCGATCCGGGGCGTTGAACGTCCCGATGAATCTCGTGATCGCTTATGCGATCCTCCGCGATGACCCGGCGATTGGCGAGGCGGGGACACTGCTGGGCGAGCCAGAGCCGCGCCGTGTGATCGAGGAGGAATTTTTCAGAGCCTCGGCGCAGTTTCTTCTCGGGCATCCCGACCCGCATGACGAGCAGTCCCTCTACGCAGCAAGGGGATTACTCGCGGTGGGTCACTTGCTGGATGATCCGAAACTCAGATCCGCGGGCCTGCGAACGCTCGATGCCCTGGCTCGTCGAGGTTTTTATCACGATGGGCACTGGAAATCGGTTGATCCGGAAGCACATCGGCGTGTTCTCGGGTTAATTGATGGCTGGTTTCAAGGATTCGTGCCGGAACTGGACACGGTCGGGGGAGGATTGACTGCAAGGGCTCCCACCGTGGTCACCGGTTCTGATCCAATCGCTCTGGCGGAATCGCCAGAGGTCGACCGACCGGGGGCATCACTGGCGGCCTTGATCCCACTGGCTCGAAAGGCTGGAGACGCGGCGATTGTGGACCCGGCTGTCGAACAGGTTCAGCAGGTTTCCTGGCCGGCCATGTCGATCCGAGAGCCGACTCGTGCGCCGACTCTTCTGGGAGGTGCCGGACTGGCGAGGCTTTCGACCGGAGAGGGGGACTCGGCCATCGATCTGGAGCTACGGGGTTTTTCCGATTACGGCGAGGCACGATACGATCGGCTTGGCATGCGACTGGCCTTTGGAGGGCGGACGGTTCTCGGCGATCTGGACGACTACGGCCCCACCACGAGCGGTTGGGAGCGGTCGTCGGCTGCCCACAATCTGGTGATCCTCAACGGACTGAACCAGCGCGAATCTCCGGCCGAAGCACGAAGGCCAGCCCCCGGAAGCAATATCCTGTTCTTTGCCGCGGAATCAGATCTGCAAGTGGTCACCATGAGTGACCCGCGAGCCTATCCGGCGAGCAGTACTCGCTATCGGCATACGTTGGCGGTGGTGCACGACGCACAGGTTCGGTTCGCGGTTGGTGTGTTCGAGGTGCATGGTGGGCATCAGCATGATGCGCTCTATCATGCGCCGCCGAACTCCTCGGCGTACTGGAGGACCATCCAACCGCTCGAACCGGGGCCCCAAACCTTGTTGCCGAGTTCGATCGTCTACGTCCCCAACGCCAGGGTAGAGGATGGTCGTTGGTTTCTTCAGGCATTCGGCGCGTTTTCGGAGCTTCAGAACGGCCAGATCGAGGGTCCAACCTTCGCTGAGTTACACGGACCGTCGGGCCCCTTGATCCGGTTGCATTTGCTCAATCGCGGCGAGGCGACCCTGTATACGGGGCATGCTCCCGATCTTTCGGAAGAGGATCGGGGGGTCCTGATCCTTCGGAAGTCGTCTCATGAACCGGAAGCACTGAAGTCGACGTTTGTGACCCTTTACGAACCTCCGGATCGTTCGGGTATCCGGCGAGTGGGGCGTGTGGAGTCTCCGGAAGGAACGATCTTGATTGTGCTGGAGACGGTGACCGGAACCGAGTTCCTTCTGTTCAACACAAGTCCGGGTACGCCTCAATCGGTTCGATTCACGGACGGCACGGTCCTGAATACCGACGGATTACTCGTCCGAGTTCGATCCGAAGGGATAACCCTGGTCGGCGGCACCTTCGTATCGTACGAAGGGATTCGGGTCGAACAAGAACGGGTTGAGGGGAGAATCCGCAAGGTTGTGCGAGCGCCCGGCTCGGGAGGACTCGGTTGGTTTGAAACCGAGGGCCTGATTGCCGATCCGGAGCGATTGGCCGGGAGGACGTTGATCATCTCTCATGGAGGGGATGTCGCACGAGCATGGACGATTGACCACGCGGAGAACGGGCCTGAACGTCGGGGGCGAATCGTCGTTCGAGAAGAGCCGGGGTTCTTGCTCCAATCAGAGACCGATGAGGCGAACTACTATCAGTTTCCGAATGTCACGGTGAAGGGGCCGCACCGATTCATTGTGCCTCGGATCGCACGATCCGACCGATTGAAGTAA